A window of Chloracidobacterium sp. N contains these coding sequences:
- a CDS encoding RimK family alpha-L-glutamate ligase, whose protein sequence is MKKVGVLVGRENTFPPALIERINMQSQDTGVTAEYVTIGGIRMDAVCPYAVIIDRISHEIPFYRAYLKNAYLSGTVIVNNPFWWSADDKFFNYSMALRLGVAIPRTALLPQKEYMERITSQSLRNLQFPLDWQAIVDYVGLPAILKPHDGGGWRDVYRINSLEELIQVYDRTGQLCMTLQEFVKFDRYVRCYCIAKQHVLIMPYDPARPYPTQYLDIRPEDYLEPDLHARIVRECRMLCEALGYDINTIEFAIQDGIPYAIDFMNPAPDADSFSVGPVNFEWMVSTVSQMLIRLAQEGRPQERTHIFRWQEMIAERM, encoded by the coding sequence ATGAAAAAGGTCGGCGTTTTGGTCGGGCGTGAAAACACCTTTCCGCCAGCACTCATCGAGCGCATCAACATGCAGTCGCAGGACACGGGGGTGACGGCCGAGTATGTCACTATCGGCGGCATCCGTATGGATGCCGTGTGCCCCTATGCCGTCATCATTGACCGCATCTCCCATGAAATCCCGTTCTATCGGGCGTATCTGAAAAACGCCTATCTGTCAGGAACGGTCATTGTCAACAATCCCTTCTGGTGGTCGGCGGACGACAAGTTTTTCAACTACTCCATGGCGCTCCGGCTGGGCGTGGCCATTCCCCGGACGGCACTGCTGCCCCAGAAAGAGTACATGGAGCGCATCACTTCACAGTCGTTGCGCAACCTGCAATTTCCACTCGACTGGCAGGCGATTGTGGACTACGTGGGGCTGCCGGCGATTCTCAAACCGCACGATGGCGGCGGCTGGCGCGATGTCTATCGCATCAACTCGCTGGAGGAGCTGATTCAGGTCTATGACCGGACGGGACAGCTCTGCATGACGCTTCAGGAGTTTGTCAAATTCGACCGTTACGTACGGTGCTACTGCATTGCCAAGCAGCACGTGCTCATCATGCCGTACGATCCGGCGCGGCCCTATCCGACGCAGTACCTCGACATCCGCCCCGAAGACTATCTCGAACCGGACCTGCATGCCCGGATTGTCCGCGAGTGCCGCATGTTGTGCGAAGCCCTTGGCTACGACATCAACACCATCGAGTTTGCGATTCAGGATGGCATTCCCTATGCCATTGACTTCATGAATCCCGCACCGGACGCCGATTCGTTCTCGGTCGGCCCGGTGAACTTCGAGTGGATGGTTTCAACCGTCAGCCAGATGCTCATCCGGTTGGCGCAGGAAGGCCGTCCCCAGGAGCGGACGCACATCTTCCGGTGGCAGGAGATGATTGCCGAGCGGATGTAG
- a CDS encoding TldD/PmbA family protein has translation MERTAPQSTASDLAISVIERARRLGATAAEVIFRESIEFSASVRLGDIETVKEAGSRGLGLRVLLDGRQASVSTSDFSPAALDELVETALTLARATSVDETAGLPDPADLATEIPDLDLYDPAVLALSAEEKIRLALTAEQAAQAYDPRIVNFEGGGVDSGAGHTVLANSLGFVGEYRSTSLSLATVPVARDADGRLQRDYWYDARRRLASLEDPASVGRRAAERTLRKLGARRVPTQTCPVVFAPEVAASLIGHVFGAVSGDAIFRKASFLVGKLGEQVASALVTIIDDGRMPNGLGSRPFDGEGVPTRQTTVIREGRLESYLHNTYTARKLGERTTGNAARGLTGAPSVGVNNMYLVPGPHPPEAIIASVRHGFYVTELIGFGVNGVTGDYSRGAAGRWIENGELTFPVEEVTIAGNLLTMLKQIEMIGNDLDFRGRMAAPTLKIAEMTISGT, from the coding sequence GTGGAACGCACTGCGCCGCAGAGTACGGCTTCCGACCTGGCCATCTCGGTCATCGAACGGGCGCGTCGCCTGGGGGCCACGGCCGCCGAAGTCATTTTCCGTGAGAGCATCGAGTTTTCAGCGTCCGTGCGCCTGGGCGACATTGAAACCGTCAAGGAAGCCGGCAGTCGCGGTCTGGGGCTGCGCGTCCTGCTCGATGGCCGGCAGGCGTCGGTCTCCACTTCGGACTTTTCTCCGGCGGCTCTGGATGAACTCGTCGAGACGGCGCTGACGCTGGCGCGCGCCACTTCGGTGGACGAAACCGCCGGGCTTCCCGACCCGGCCGATCTGGCGACGGAAATCCCTGACCTCGACCTGTATGACCCGGCGGTGCTGGCGCTGTCGGCCGAGGAAAAAATCCGGCTGGCGCTCACGGCCGAGCAGGCCGCGCAGGCGTATGACCCGCGCATTGTCAACTTTGAAGGCGGCGGCGTGGACAGCGGCGCCGGGCACACGGTGCTGGCCAACTCGCTGGGCTTTGTCGGCGAATACCGCAGCACCTCGCTTTCCCTGGCCACGGTGCCGGTGGCGCGCGACGCCGACGGCCGCCTCCAGCGGGATTACTGGTACGACGCCCGCCGCCGGCTCGCCAGCCTCGAAGACCCGGCCAGCGTGGGCCGCCGGGCAGCCGAGCGCACGCTACGCAAGCTCGGCGCGCGCCGCGTCCCGACCCAGACCTGCCCGGTTGTCTTTGCGCCGGAAGTCGCCGCCAGCCTCATCGGACACGTCTTCGGCGCAGTCTCCGGCGACGCCATCTTCCGCAAGGCGTCTTTTCTGGTCGGCAAACTGGGCGAGCAGGTGGCCTCGGCGCTGGTGACGATCATAGACGACGGCCGGATGCCCAACGGCCTCGGCTCGCGGCCTTTCGACGGGGAAGGCGTGCCGACCCGCCAGACAACGGTCATCCGCGAAGGCCGGCTCGAAAGCTACCTGCACAACACCTACACGGCGCGCAAGCTGGGCGAACGCACCACCGGCAACGCCGCACGCGGCCTGACCGGCGCGCCCTCCGTGGGCGTCAACAACATGTACCTCGTTCCCGGCCCGCACCCGCCGGAAGCCATCATCGCTTCCGTCCGCCATGGCTTCTACGTGACGGAACTCATCGGCTTTGGCGTCAACGGCGTCACCGGAGACTATTCACGTGGGGCAGCCGGACGCTGGATTGAAAACGGTGAACTCACCTTCCCCGTCGAGGAAGTCACCATTGCCGGCAACCTGCTGACCATGCTCAAACAGATTGAAATGATCGGCAATGACCTCGACTTTCGCGGACGCATGGCCGCGCCAACGCTCAAAATTGCCGAAATGACCATCAGCGGCACATGA
- a CDS encoding ComF family protein, producing the protein MSGHAWKVMVGKLYQSARHILEAGSDAVLLLLAPQVCRQCGAWVERQADGTACRACWEAWFAEQSRYRPGCHRCGRWVAADATMVQPQKQCAQCANWSLTRARSGGAYTGALRAALLALKHTPRLPTPLVQRLHATWHEQSVLHTSDILVPIPLAPRRERARGYNQAVRLAEAVAQVARRPVVTEAVARVIETYPHRAGLDARARRQALEGAFRVIRPRLIANRRVLLVDDVLTSGATLDTAARALLAAGAAEVSALTAARTLRHTSLV; encoded by the coding sequence ATGTCCGGTCATGCCTGGAAAGTCATGGTTGGAAAGCTGTACCAGTCCGCCCGCCACATCCTCGAAGCCGGAAGCGATGCGGTGCTGCTGCTGCTCGCGCCGCAGGTCTGCCGCCAGTGTGGCGCGTGGGTTGAACGGCAGGCCGACGGCACAGCCTGCCGCGCCTGCTGGGAAGCATGGTTCGCTGAGCAGTCGCGCTACCGTCCGGGCTGTCACCGCTGCGGGCGTTGGGTTGCTGCGGACGCCACCATGGTTCAGCCCCAGAAACAGTGCGCCCAGTGCGCCAACTGGTCCCTGACCCGGGCGCGGTCGGGCGGCGCATACACCGGCGCGCTGCGCGCAGCGCTGCTGGCGCTCAAACACACGCCCCGGCTGCCGACGCCGCTGGTGCAGCGTCTTCACGCCACCTGGCATGAGCAGTCTGTGCTGCACACGAGCGACATCCTCGTGCCCATTCCGCTTGCGCCGCGCCGGGAACGGGCGCGTGGCTACAATCAGGCCGTACGGCTGGCCGAAGCCGTGGCGCAGGTGGCGCGCCGTCCCGTGGTGACGGAAGCCGTGGCGCGGGTCATCGAGACCTATCCCCACCGGGCGGGACTCGATGCGCGCGCCCGGCGGCAGGCGCTGGAGGGCGCGTTTCGGGTGATTCGTCCGCGCCTGATTGCCAACCGGCGCGTCCTGTTGGTGGACGACGTGCTCACTTCCGGGGCCACGCTCGATACGGCAGCCCGGGCGTTGCTGGCGGCCGGGGCCGCGGAAGTCAGTGCGTTGACGGCGGCCCGGACCTTACGCCACACATCTCTGGTATGA
- a CDS encoding phosphatase PAP2 family protein has protein sequence MKPLRVLSLRHQLGLAAGLAALAMSGLVLAHPQPWAWELALTRQVQGWMWLHTPLQVISWPGNDVLRQGLLMLVVCSLLARHGWRREARTLAVAGSGAFLLNLGLKALVARARPAADAVQLYVTANGWSFPSGHVMFYTAFYGGLGGFACRKLPPGSRRTVILSLCAILVGLVGLSRIFLGAHWLLDVVAGYGFGLAWLLAVGAPLWQADGLASPAAHTTPSAAPRQVEHHG, from the coding sequence ATGAAACCGTTGCGTGTTCTGTCGCTGCGGCATCAGCTTGGTCTGGCGGCCGGATTGGCGGCGCTGGCGATGTCCGGGCTGGTGCTGGCGCATCCGCAGCCGTGGGCCTGGGAACTGGCCCTGACCCGGCAGGTACAGGGCTGGATGTGGCTGCATACCCCGTTGCAGGTCATTTCGTGGCCGGGCAACGATGTCCTGCGGCAGGGACTGCTGATGCTGGTTGTTTGCAGCCTTCTGGCGCGGCACGGCTGGCGACGGGAAGCGCGGACGCTCGCCGTCGCCGGCAGCGGGGCCTTTCTGCTCAATCTGGGTCTCAAGGCGCTGGTGGCGCGCGCCCGTCCGGCAGCGGACGCCGTTCAGCTCTACGTGACGGCCAACGGATGGAGCTTTCCTTCCGGGCACGTCATGTTCTACACGGCCTTCTATGGCGGGCTGGGCGGCTTTGCCTGCCGGAAGCTGCCGCCGGGAAGCAGGCGTACGGTCATTCTGTCCCTTTGTGCCATACTCGTCGGGCTGGTCGGGCTGTCACGCATCTTTCTGGGCGCGCACTGGCTGCTGGATGTCGTCGCCGGCTACGGTTTCGGGCTGGCGTGGCTGCTCGCTGTCGGCGCTCCCCTGTGGCAGGCGGACGGGTTGGCGTCACCGGCTGCGCACACAACACCGTCGGCGGCGCCCCGGCAGGTCGAACACCACGGATGA
- a CDS encoding gamma carbonic anhydrase family protein: MAILAFQQTFPKLAGGVYVAPSADVIGDVELGADVSIWFHCTVRGDVNDIRIGRETNIQDNSVLHVTGGQFPLRIGQGVVVGHRVIAHGCTIGDHCLIGMGAILLDGAVIGEGSIVAAGAVVPEGMVVPAGMLVAGVPAKVKRPVTDVERARIAEGVRHYVELKNIYLHAAAPGRYATPGT; the protein is encoded by the coding sequence ATGGCCATTCTCGCTTTTCAGCAGACCTTTCCAAAACTGGCCGGTGGGGTGTACGTCGCACCGTCGGCGGATGTCATCGGGGATGTCGAACTTGGTGCGGATGTCAGCATCTGGTTTCACTGTACGGTGCGCGGCGATGTCAACGACATCCGCATCGGGCGGGAGACGAACATCCAGGATAACAGCGTGCTTCATGTGACGGGCGGGCAGTTTCCGCTGCGCATTGGGCAGGGCGTGGTCGTTGGGCATCGCGTCATTGCGCACGGCTGCACGATTGGCGACCACTGCCTGATTGGGATGGGCGCGATCCTTCTCGATGGCGCGGTCATTGGCGAAGGCAGCATCGTGGCCGCCGGAGCGGTCGTCCCGGAAGGGATGGTGGTGCCGGCCGGGATGCTCGTTGCCGGTGTGCCGGCGAAGGTCAAGCGTCCCGTCACCGACGTGGAGCGTGCCCGGATTGCCGAAGGCGTCCGGCACTACGTTGAACTCAAGAACATCTACCTGCACGCGGCCGCGCCGGGGCGTTATGCCACACCCGGTACGTAG
- a CDS encoding 4-vinyl reductase — MTAHVALPLPVDHSPAMWWPADLVLALHRTLRQRLPDDVARTLYRLGRFTGARLAREQACDPDDVHPTGATPASISRRLQVWDEWFANAGWGRFDAIPLGPATVINHYDSPIAMALRTEGPADSPVDDFFAGLFAELLTQQTGQTQESVEISCLTSHAHYCCFVVGEAGIVRKVYAWLTYHLAPHDILKRLADETAQ; from the coding sequence ATGACTGCACATGTTGCCCTGCCATTGCCGGTGGATCATTCGCCTGCCATGTGGTGGCCAGCCGACCTGGTTCTTGCCCTGCACCGGACACTCCGCCAGCGTCTGCCGGATGATGTGGCCCGCACGCTCTATCGCCTGGGCCGGTTTACGGGAGCACGTCTCGCCCGCGAGCAGGCCTGCGACCCGGATGATGTGCATCCGACCGGAGCAACCCCGGCGTCCATCAGCCGCCGCCTGCAGGTCTGGGACGAATGGTTTGCCAATGCCGGCTGGGGCCGCTTTGATGCCATCCCGCTGGGCCCGGCGACGGTCATCAACCACTACGACTCGCCCATCGCCATGGCGCTGCGCACGGAGGGACCGGCCGACAGCCCCGTGGATGACTTCTTTGCCGGTCTGTTCGCCGAACTTCTGACCCAACAAACCGGGCAGACCCAGGAAAGTGTGGAAATCAGTTGCCTGACCAGCCACGCCCACTACTGCTGTTTTGTCGTTGGTGAAGCCGGCATCGTCCGCAAGGTGTATGCCTGGCTCACCTATCACCTCGCACCCCACGACATTCTCAAGCGTCTCGCCGACGAGACGGCCCAGTGA
- a CDS encoding ParA family protein — protein sequence MPKTLAVVSLKGGVGKTTTCTNLAAYVAAMGIPTLLVDLDVQNGVRFGVGLDDYAGLTLEDVLLHQGRPSEALVLTNRSELSVVLSGRFTSDHALESYERNFEQDVTWLARRLPHFTTPDFSPQLVLLDTPAGLGAVTTSAIVAADGLILPIQCEPLSLRTLPPLLRRIVQLKAQYNPRLTIEGILLTMYDERQGAATDVVRQVREAFPGELVFDTVIPRHEELSLSFAVGAPAVTLKTRAAGAQAYIQLGREIIMRLPEEVGYAMSG from the coding sequence ATGCCGAAAACGCTGGCCGTAGTGAGCCTCAAAGGGGGCGTCGGAAAGACGACGACCTGCACGAATCTGGCCGCTTATGTGGCGGCGATGGGCATTCCGACGCTGCTCGTGGACCTCGATGTACAAAACGGCGTGCGGTTTGGCGTCGGGCTGGACGACTATGCCGGCCTCACCCTCGAAGATGTCCTGCTGCATCAGGGACGCCCTTCCGAGGCGCTCGTGCTCACCAACCGCTCGGAGTTGTCGGTCGTGCTTTCCGGCCGCTTCACCAGCGACCACGCGCTGGAAAGTTATGAACGCAACTTTGAGCAGGATGTCACCTGGCTGGCCCGCCGGCTGCCGCACTTCACTACGCCGGACTTTTCGCCCCAGCTCGTGCTGCTGGACACCCCCGCCGGCCTCGGTGCTGTAACAACCAGCGCCATCGTGGCCGCCGATGGCCTCATCCTGCCCATCCAGTGCGAGCCACTGAGCCTGCGCACCCTGCCGCCGCTGTTGCGCCGTATTGTCCAGCTCAAGGCCCAGTACAACCCGCGCCTGACCATCGAAGGCATCCTGCTGACGATGTATGACGAGCGCCAGGGCGCGGCAACCGATGTCGTCCGGCAGGTGCGCGAAGCCTTCCCCGGCGAACTCGTCTTTGACACCGTTATCCCGCGCCACGAGGAACTGTCCCTGTCGTTTGCCGTCGGCGCTCCGGCTGTCACCCTCAAGACCCGCGCCGCCGGCGCACAGGCTTATATTCAGCTTGGGCGGGAAATCATCATGCGGCTGCCGGAAGAAGTCGGCTACGCCATGTCGGGCTGA
- a CDS encoding response regulator, producing MSSNNRRVMIVEDEILIAEALRLRLERMGCEVVGTVDSGEEALNLVANTTPDLVLMDIRLAGPMDGITAGEHIHSRFGLPVVYLTANSDPETIERVIRSQPYGYISKPIDDATLRSTLSIAFQKSELERTYRRRERHYLSTLAKLESAVFVLDAAGRVCFLNPAAMALTGVEAGNPDTFSIDEVLAFVNEAGERLDPVGQCLTLQQEVTLDHVWCQTRSGKRAHVQVDVIPIPEEPAAESGSDKLDVVLLLHALPLTSLQTGLPEFIRVCAYCRDIMERDASGQTVTVRFETYFRRMCNYQFTHGICPSCRSTFFKSKKPASSPGDADEA from the coding sequence ATGTCGTCAAACAACCGGCGGGTGATGATTGTCGAGGATGAAATCCTGATTGCCGAGGCGCTCCGTCTGCGGCTGGAAAGAATGGGCTGCGAGGTGGTCGGCACTGTGGACAGTGGGGAGGAGGCCCTGAATCTTGTGGCGAACACCACACCCGACCTCGTGCTCATGGACATTCGTCTGGCGGGCCCGATGGATGGCATCACGGCAGGCGAGCACATCCACAGCCGCTTTGGGCTGCCGGTCGTTTATCTGACAGCCAACAGCGACCCGGAAACCATCGAGCGTGTCATCCGCAGCCAGCCCTACGGCTACATCTCCAAGCCCATTGACGATGCCACGCTGCGGTCAACGCTCAGCATTGCCTTCCAGAAATCCGAGCTGGAGCGCACCTACCGGCGGCGCGAACGGCACTATCTGTCAACGCTGGCCAAGCTGGAATCGGCCGTTTTCGTGCTGGATGCGGCCGGGCGGGTGTGCTTTCTCAATCCGGCCGCCATGGCGCTGACCGGTGTCGAAGCCGGAAACCCGGACACTTTCTCGATTGACGAAGTACTGGCTTTCGTCAATGAAGCCGGTGAACGGCTTGACCCGGTGGGTCAGTGCCTGACGCTGCAGCAGGAAGTGACCCTTGACCACGTGTGGTGCCAGACCCGCAGCGGAAAACGCGCCCACGTGCAGGTGGATGTCATCCCGATTCCAGAGGAGCCGGCGGCAGAGTCCGGCAGCGATAAGCTGGATGTGGTCCTGCTGCTGCACGCCCTGCCGCTGACTTCGCTTCAGACGGGCCTGCCCGAATTCATCCGGGTGTGCGCCTACTGCCGCGACATCATGGAGCGGGACGCCAGCGGCCAGACGGTCACGGTCCGGTTCGAGACCTACTTCCGGCGGATGTGCAACTACCAGTTCACGCACGGTATTTGCCCGTCCTGCCGGAGCACCTTCTTCAAGTCCAAAAAACCGGCATCATCTCCGGGCGACGCTGACGAAGCCTGA
- a CDS encoding sensor histidine kinase codes for MLEFILRSVGEGIPGTLFCHDLNQRIRFFNDAFASQYLRLTGRVPQLGEPTVDFLPDPELRAEIEKYRRRAAAGEPVTAEYTVHFGEAVEIWEIHCRPVRDDHGQVIGILAWGQDVTARKQEREFLQRLEVILAQMQDAVLVTEAWPIDADEGGPRILYVNEAFERMTGYTRAEVIGQTPRILQGPRTRREELDRLRAALEQWQPVRVELVNYRKDGREFLVDISISPVRDPTGKVVCWVAIQRDVTREKAMVDILQDALEERQVLLQEVHHRVKNNFQTIISLLELQAVHLEQPGFDRLLYDMASRIRAMALIHEQLYQQSDFSHVLLDELCASLVAHMQQVTAAASVRAEVRPGHIALPLNRAVPVALIVHELLLNAFKHGVAAGAHHIAVQFRRTADAVTIEVIDDGRHHPPDLPAQLEGSRHFGLRMVRLLARQLHGSVDFMPETGRFCAALTFPLGPDGEPAGTPPGYG; via the coding sequence ATGCTGGAGTTCATTCTACGTTCCGTTGGTGAAGGCATTCCCGGCACGTTGTTCTGCCACGACCTGAACCAGCGGATCAGGTTTTTCAACGATGCCTTTGCCTCCCAATATCTGCGGCTGACCGGGCGTGTGCCGCAACTGGGTGAGCCAACGGTTGATTTCCTGCCTGACCCGGAATTACGTGCGGAAATAGAGAAATATCGTCGGCGGGCCGCAGCCGGCGAACCGGTCACGGCCGAATACACGGTGCACTTTGGGGAAGCCGTTGAAATCTGGGAAATCCACTGCCGGCCTGTGCGGGATGACCATGGGCAGGTCATCGGCATTCTGGCGTGGGGCCAGGATGTCACTGCCCGGAAGCAGGAACGGGAATTTTTGCAGCGGCTGGAAGTCATCCTTGCGCAGATGCAGGATGCCGTGCTTGTCACCGAAGCCTGGCCGATTGACGCCGATGAAGGCGGGCCGCGCATTCTCTACGTCAACGAAGCCTTCGAGCGCATGACGGGCTACACGCGGGCGGAAGTCATCGGTCAGACGCCGCGCATCCTGCAGGGGCCGCGCACCCGGCGTGAAGAACTCGACCGGCTGCGGGCCGCACTCGAACAGTGGCAGCCGGTTCGGGTCGAACTCGTCAACTACCGCAAGGACGGGCGGGAATTCCTCGTGGACATCAGCATCTCGCCAGTCAGGGACCCGACCGGGAAGGTCGTCTGCTGGGTGGCCATTCAGCGGGATGTTACGCGGGAAAAGGCCATGGTGGACATCCTGCAGGATGCCCTTGAGGAACGGCAGGTGCTGCTTCAGGAAGTGCACCACCGGGTGAAAAACAACTTCCAGACCATCATCAGCCTGCTGGAGTTGCAGGCGGTGCATCTCGAACAGCCCGGCTTCGACCGTCTTCTGTACGACATGGCTTCGCGCATCCGGGCCATGGCGCTCATTCACGAGCAGCTTTACCAGCAAAGCGACTTCAGCCACGTGCTGCTGGACGAGCTGTGTGCTTCGCTGGTGGCGCACATGCAGCAGGTGACTGCGGCGGCGTCTGTCCGGGCGGAGGTGCGGCCGGGGCACATAGCCCTGCCGCTCAACCGGGCCGTGCCCGTGGCGCTCATCGTCCACGAACTGCTGCTGAATGCATTCAAGCACGGCGTGGCTGCCGGGGCGCACCACATTGCCGTTCAGTTCCGGCGCACGGCCGATGCGGTCACCATCGAGGTCATTGACGATGGCCGGCATCATCCGCCAGACTTGCCGGCGCAACTGGAAGGCAGTCGGCACTTTGGCCTGCGGATGGTACGGCTGCTGGCGCGACAACTGCACGGGAGCGTGGATTTCATGCCGGAGACGGGCCGCTTCTGTGCTGCCCTGACGTTTCCACTTGGACCGGATGGGGAGCCGGCAGGCACTCCGCCGGGATATGGCTGA
- a CDS encoding LPS-assembly protein LptD, giving the protein MTLFRTAGWTGLLWLALTLPAAAQYIPPPAALPPPPPPEVAAPVIVVGPPGTPASPQALPLPPTPQPAAPGTPGGQVRPGTTPGATVQIDADEQRRVGATLYADGYVVITYDGARLQADHVVYDETSGDARAEGNVIYDPQPNQRLTARRAEVNVRSKTGTFYDVTGYTDQTADGGLLTFTAARVERTGRDTYILYEAKLTSCCEDTVPLWTVTAREARIRVNDYASARRAAFRIKGTPILPLPYVALPIDRRERKSGFLLPTLGNNTLQGRTIGLGYYQTLGDSADLTVQGDLYSARGLGFGATLRAALAEDSFIRLGTYTVADRLFGRPGVNQGGTLFFAKAINHFANGFVGVADVNYTSSFDFRAIFGNTFEDAFNPESKIVLHLTRQTPTFGFRTLYENRTTRVNIPQGARGSTLVEFSIRKSPALNFDWLPTYLGRFAGLTWYAGGEASLAGLRRTETRTDTNQRTFTTPEFVQRLDAAPRLTALLPDLGGWSITPTLGVRATYYGATFDPETTFTPRPPLAFGLPSPPSVVPPGTRLGTSGESLFRRFVDFALEVRPPALGRTFYARDGRARFRHVIESAVIYRRVAGIEDFPRILRFDALDVFANTNELEYSVVNRLLAPVRDETGQTRQAREVLSLTISQKYFFDPTFGGALVPGQRNQIAPLLTFSGFAYGGVGRRFSPVNVKLRVMPQSTFAADLRLDFDPVLGGVRSFGFTGGLYRRRFQLSQTWYYSQPRRLADGQPEPGTFTGSQSFTNLALGDPTRGLFGSAAVAYDFSRSPSPTTGRLQQKGLIFTSFSLGYAFRCAAVQVNYASVNLGVASAGRLTFTFALRGLGTFGTQPDQNAGSRIRNL; this is encoded by the coding sequence ATGACCCTGTTTCGCACTGCCGGCTGGACCGGACTGCTCTGGCTGGCCCTGACCCTGCCCGCCGCCGCCCAATACATCCCACCCCCGGCCGCCCTGCCGCCGCCCCCGCCACCCGAAGTCGCCGCGCCCGTCATCGTCGTCGGGCCGCCGGGAACACCCGCTTCACCCCAGGCGCTTCCACTTCCCCCGACACCGCAGCCGGCCGCGCCAGGCACACCCGGCGGACAAGTCCGCCCCGGCACAACGCCCGGAGCCACAGTCCAGATTGACGCCGATGAACAGCGCCGCGTAGGCGCGACGCTCTATGCCGATGGCTATGTCGTCATCACGTACGACGGCGCGCGGCTGCAGGCCGACCACGTGGTGTATGACGAAACCAGCGGTGACGCCCGCGCCGAAGGCAATGTCATCTATGACCCACAACCCAACCAGCGCCTGACCGCGCGGCGGGCCGAAGTCAATGTGCGCAGCAAAACCGGAACGTTCTACGACGTGACCGGCTACACCGACCAGACCGCCGACGGCGGGCTGCTGACCTTCACCGCCGCGCGGGTGGAACGCACCGGACGCGATACCTACATCCTCTATGAAGCCAAGCTGACTTCCTGCTGCGAAGACACCGTTCCGCTCTGGACGGTGACGGCCCGCGAGGCGCGCATCCGGGTCAACGACTACGCTTCGGCGCGCCGGGCCGCCTTTCGCATCAAGGGAACGCCCATTCTGCCGTTGCCATACGTGGCGCTGCCCATTGACCGCCGGGAACGGAAATCCGGCTTTCTTCTGCCGACGCTCGGCAACAACACCCTGCAGGGACGAACCATCGGGCTGGGCTACTACCAGACCCTGGGCGACAGCGCCGACCTGACCGTGCAGGGCGATCTGTACAGCGCGCGGGGCCTCGGCTTTGGCGCCACCCTGCGCGCCGCCCTCGCGGAAGATTCCTTCATCCGGCTGGGCACCTACACCGTGGCTGACCGCCTGTTTGGACGGCCGGGCGTCAACCAGGGCGGGACACTGTTCTTTGCCAAAGCCATCAACCACTTTGCCAACGGCTTCGTCGGCGTCGCCGATGTCAACTACACGTCAAGCTTCGACTTCCGCGCCATTTTCGGCAACACCTTCGAGGATGCCTTCAACCCGGAGTCGAAAATCGTTCTGCACCTGACCCGGCAGACGCCGACGTTTGGCTTCCGCACGCTTTACGAAAACCGGACGACACGGGTGAACATTCCCCAAGGCGCACGTGGCTCCACCCTGGTCGAGTTTTCCATTCGCAAAAGCCCTGCGCTGAACTTCGACTGGCTGCCCACCTATCTCGGCCGCTTTGCCGGTCTGACCTGGTATGCCGGCGGCGAGGCAAGTCTGGCCGGGCTGCGCCGGACGGAAACCCGTACTGATACGAACCAGCGCACCTTCACCACGCCGGAGTTCGTGCAGCGCCTGGATGCCGCGCCGCGCCTGACGGCGCTGCTGCCCGATCTGGGCGGCTGGAGCATCACGCCGACGCTGGGCGTCCGGGCCACCTACTACGGCGCGACGTTCGATCCCGAAACAACCTTCACGCCGCGTCCGCCGCTGGCCTTTGGTCTGCCGTCGCCGCCGTCCGTGGTGCCGCCGGGGACGCGCTTGGGAACGTCCGGCGAATCGCTGTTCCGGCGGTTTGTGGACTTTGCGCTCGAAGTCCGTCCGCCGGCCCTTGGGCGGACCTTCTACGCCAGGGATGGCCGGGCCCGTTTCAGGCACGTCATCGAATCGGCGGTCATCTACCGGCGGGTGGCCGGTATCGAGGACTTTCCACGCATCCTGCGTTTCGATGCCCTCGATGTCTTTGCCAACACAAACGAGCTGGAGTATTCGGTCGTCAACCGCCTGCTGGCGCCGGTCCGCGATGAGACCGGGCAGACGCGCCAGGCGCGGGAGGTGCTGAGCCTGACCATCAGCCAGAAATACTTTTTCGACCCGACCTTTGGCGGCGCGCTCGTGCCGGGCCAGCGCAACCAGATTGCGCCGCTGCTGACCTTCAGCGGCTTTGCCTACGGCGGCGTCGGGCGGCGCTTTTCGCCCGTCAACGTCAAGCTGCGCGTGATGCCCCAGTCCACCTTTGCCGCCGACCTGCGCCTGGATTTTGATCCGGTGCTGGGTGGCGTGCGCAGCTTTGGGTTTACCGGCGGGCTGTACCGGCGGCGCTTCCAACTGAGCCAGACCTGGTACTACAGCCAGCCGCGCCGGCTGGCCGACGGACAACCGGAGCCGGGCACGTTCACTGGCAGCCAGTCCTTTACGAATCTGGCGCTGGGCGACCCGACGCGGGGGCTTTTCGGCAGCGCCGCCGTGGCCTATGATTTCTCCCGATCTCCAAGCCCAACCACCGGCCGTCTTCAGCAAAAGGGGCTGATTTTCACGTCGTTTTCACTGGGTTATGCCTTCCGTTGCGCGGCTGTGCAGGTCAACTACGCGAGCGTCAACCTGGGTGTGGCCAGCGCCGGACGCCTGACCTTCACCTTTGCCCTGCGTGGACTGGGAACGTTCGGCACGCAGCCGGACCAGAACGCCGGCAGCCGCATCCGGAATCTGTGA